In one Corallococcus sp. EGB genomic region, the following are encoded:
- the mgtA gene encoding magnesium-translocating P-type ATPase, with protein sequence MESLRARLGSTLQGLPEQEAASRLESLGPNALEARRHRPLPLELLLRLGNPLVLVLLVACGVSAVVHDLTSSAIIAVIVLISVTLDFVQEHRASDAAERLRGAVALRARVLRDGVEQLRPATELVPGDVVLLATGSRVPADARLLESHELSVNESPLTGEPYPVEKAPGLVPAEAPLAEAGNTVFAGTSVLGGTGRALVFATGRDTEVGGIARGLEAPGPSTAFERDTRRFSLMLMRLTVLMVLFVLLVNLTLERPLLESFLFAMALAVGLTPELLPMVVSVTLARGALRLADQEVIVKRLSAVHDLGCMDVLCTDKTGTLTEANIRLEHTEDADSQRSERTLAWAYLNSHFATGLRSPMDEAILARRLACTEGWRKQDELPFDFERRRVSVLLEKDGRRVLVVKGAPESLLSRCEAREAADGTVWALDEAARGRLQARADALAEQGFRVLGLAWRDVSSQDAPMSPEDEAELVFAGFASFLDPPKQSARLALAGLRDAGVEVKVVTGDNARVAVHVCQELGLEVRGVLTGSELALLDDPGLRARAEDTTIFARVSPSQKSRILRALRQRGRVVGYLGDGINDAPSLHEADVGISVAGAVDVAREAAALLLLRQELGVLHDGVQEGRRTFGNVMKYIRMGTSSNFGNMLSMALASLVLPFLPMLPIQILLNNMLYDVSELAIPLDTVDAEQLARPTRWDLRFVRIYMAVFGTLSSVFDAATFMVLLRGFHADATLFQTGWFMESLTTQVLVIFIIRTRGGVARSPPARLLLVSSLGVVVLANVLPFTPLGHVFGFVPPPPAILVSLGALVALYLGCAEVLNRAFFRRFDTA encoded by the coding sequence GTGGAGTCCCTCCGCGCCCGGCTGGGCAGCACGCTCCAGGGACTGCCGGAACAGGAGGCCGCGTCACGGCTCGAGTCCCTGGGCCCCAACGCACTGGAGGCCCGGCGCCATCGGCCGCTCCCCCTGGAGCTGCTGCTGCGGCTGGGCAACCCGCTGGTGCTGGTGCTGCTGGTGGCGTGCGGCGTCTCGGCCGTGGTCCATGACCTGACCAGCTCCGCCATCATCGCCGTCATCGTGTTGATCAGCGTGACGCTGGACTTCGTCCAGGAGCACCGCGCCAGCGATGCGGCGGAGCGCCTGCGCGGGGCCGTGGCCCTGCGCGCCCGCGTGCTGCGCGACGGCGTGGAGCAGCTCCGGCCCGCCACGGAGCTCGTCCCCGGAGACGTGGTCCTGCTGGCGACGGGCAGCCGCGTCCCCGCGGACGCGCGCCTCCTCGAATCGCACGAGCTGTCCGTGAACGAGTCGCCGCTCACCGGCGAGCCCTACCCCGTGGAGAAGGCGCCGGGCCTCGTCCCCGCGGAGGCACCGCTCGCGGAGGCGGGCAACACCGTCTTCGCGGGGACGTCGGTGCTGGGAGGCACGGGCCGCGCGCTCGTGTTCGCCACCGGCCGCGACACCGAGGTCGGTGGCATCGCCCGGGGGCTGGAAGCGCCCGGGCCCTCCACCGCCTTCGAGCGGGACACGCGCCGCTTCTCCCTCATGCTGATGCGGCTCACGGTCCTGATGGTCCTGTTCGTGCTCCTGGTGAACCTCACCCTGGAGCGGCCGCTGCTGGAGTCCTTCCTCTTCGCCATGGCCCTGGCGGTGGGGCTCACGCCGGAGCTGCTGCCCATGGTGGTCTCGGTGACGCTGGCCCGGGGCGCGCTGCGCCTCGCGGATCAAGAGGTCATCGTCAAGCGGCTGAGCGCGGTGCACGACCTGGGCTGCATGGACGTGCTGTGCACCGACAAGACGGGCACGCTCACGGAGGCCAACATCCGGCTGGAGCACACCGAGGACGCCGACTCCCAGCGCAGCGAGCGCACCCTCGCGTGGGCCTACCTCAACAGCCACTTCGCCACCGGCCTGCGCAGCCCCATGGACGAGGCCATCCTCGCCCGGCGATTGGCGTGCACGGAGGGCTGGCGCAAGCAGGACGAGCTGCCCTTCGACTTCGAGCGCCGCCGCGTGTCCGTGCTGCTGGAGAAGGACGGCCGCCGCGTCCTGGTGGTGAAGGGCGCGCCGGAGTCCCTGCTGTCTCGGTGCGAGGCGCGCGAGGCGGCGGACGGGACGGTATGGGCCCTGGACGAGGCCGCGCGCGGGCGCCTGCAAGCCCGCGCTGATGCCCTGGCCGAACAGGGCTTCCGGGTGCTGGGGCTCGCGTGGCGCGACGTCTCTTCGCAGGACGCGCCGATGTCTCCGGAGGACGAGGCGGAGCTCGTCTTCGCGGGCTTCGCCTCGTTCCTGGACCCGCCCAAGCAGAGCGCCCGGCTCGCGTTGGCGGGGCTCCGCGACGCGGGCGTCGAGGTCAAGGTGGTGACGGGCGACAACGCGCGGGTGGCGGTGCACGTCTGCCAGGAGCTGGGCCTGGAGGTGCGGGGCGTGCTCACCGGCTCGGAGCTGGCCCTGCTGGACGACCCGGGCCTGCGCGCCCGGGCGGAGGACACCACCATCTTCGCGCGCGTGTCCCCCTCGCAGAAGAGCCGCATCCTGCGCGCGCTCAGGCAGCGCGGCCGCGTGGTGGGCTACCTGGGGGACGGCATCAACGACGCGCCGTCGCTGCACGAGGCGGACGTGGGCATCTCCGTCGCGGGCGCGGTGGACGTCGCGCGCGAGGCCGCGGCGCTGCTGCTCTTGCGCCAGGAGCTGGGCGTCCTGCACGACGGCGTCCAGGAGGGGCGGCGCACCTTCGGCAATGTCATGAAGTACATCCGCATGGGGACCAGCTCCAACTTCGGCAACATGTTGAGCATGGCCCTGGCGTCGCTGGTGCTGCCGTTCCTGCCCATGCTGCCCATCCAGATCCTCCTCAACAACATGCTGTACGACGTGTCGGAGCTGGCCATCCCGCTGGACACGGTGGACGCCGAGCAGCTCGCGCGGCCCACCCGCTGGGACCTGCGCTTCGTGCGCATCTACATGGCGGTGTTCGGCACGCTCAGCTCGGTCTTCGACGCGGCGACGTTCATGGTGCTGCTGCGCGGCTTCCACGCCGACGCGACGCTCTTCCAGACGGGCTGGTTCATGGAGTCGCTGACCACGCAGGTGCTGGTCATCTTCATCATCCGCACGCGGGGCGGCGTGGCGCGCAGTCCTCCCGCGCGGCTGCTGCTGGTGTCGTCGCTCGGCGTGGTGGTGCTGGCCAACGTGCTGCCCTTCACGCCGCTGGGGCACGTCTTCGGCTTCGTGCCGCCGCCGCCCGCCATCCTCGTGTCGCTGGGGGCGCTGGTGGCGCTGTACCTGGGCTGCGCGGAGGTGCTCAACCGCGCGTTCTTCCGCCGCTTCGACACCGCCTGA
- a CDS encoding penicillin-binding transpeptidase domain-containing protein has protein sequence MGLWLLLLLPACAPRATKPTVPAAPPAPAAPAVPVPGAVEALARWYLDAWARNDVAAQRQVLVEAPPDFDAQHARWRQDLGVMASRFDPPTLESQTGTAAVVRFHGVHTLRGLGDWEVESRLRFELRGRRWGLRWTPEVFHPNARPGDRFGRTRSWGPRAALLDAGGKPLTLPGEVIRVGVIPGRVRDRAAVANVLQAQLGVDPARVLAALNAASAQPEKFLPFIDVRQERYQQVRAVLTPVPGIFFRKVPARLTPAEGFAAHTLGRVGEVTAEVLQALGPPYQPGDMVGLSGLERAQERALAGLPSGEVRLQRRTGGSEVLYRFAGEPGRDVRTTLSRGVQAAAEAALADVSRPAALVAVNKETGEVLAVASRPLGEGWHRALMGRYPPASTFKLVTAEALLESGLTPDSRVECPLEITVGRKRFRNFESEVLGTTTMRRAFAMSCNTTFIQLASKLAPHALEDAARRYGFGVPYDVGLPSPGATFPVTDDAAERAAAAMGQGRVLVTPLHMATVVSAADTGVWHAPRLLADADAGPESLLGPGTSESLQDLMRAVVTEGTAKSAANIIGLRGKTGTAEFGMDVPPQTHAWFVGVRDGIGFAVFVEGGGVGGRVALPIAVRFLQALDTSGALTSKGDNAS, from the coding sequence GTGGGGCTCTGGCTCCTGTTGCTGCTTCCCGCGTGCGCGCCGCGAGCCACGAAGCCCACGGTGCCCGCCGCTCCCCCCGCGCCTGCCGCGCCCGCGGTGCCCGTCCCTGGCGCCGTCGAGGCCCTGGCCCGGTGGTACCTGGATGCCTGGGCGCGCAATGACGTGGCGGCGCAGCGCCAGGTGCTCGTGGAGGCGCCTCCGGACTTCGACGCGCAGCACGCGCGCTGGAGGCAGGACCTGGGCGTCATGGCCTCGCGCTTCGACCCGCCGACGCTCGAATCCCAGACGGGCACTGCGGCGGTGGTGAGGTTCCACGGCGTGCACACGCTGCGGGGACTGGGGGACTGGGAGGTGGAGTCCCGGCTGCGCTTCGAGCTTCGGGGCAGGCGCTGGGGCCTGCGCTGGACGCCGGAGGTGTTCCATCCCAACGCGCGGCCCGGGGACCGCTTCGGACGCACGCGGAGCTGGGGCCCTCGCGCCGCGTTGCTGGATGCGGGTGGGAAGCCGCTCACCCTGCCGGGCGAGGTGATCCGCGTCGGCGTCATCCCCGGCCGGGTGAGGGACCGCGCGGCCGTGGCCAACGTGCTCCAGGCGCAGCTGGGCGTGGACCCCGCGAGGGTGCTCGCCGCGCTCAATGCCGCGAGCGCGCAGCCCGAGAAGTTCCTCCCGTTCATCGACGTGCGCCAGGAGCGCTACCAGCAGGTGCGGGCCGTGCTCACGCCCGTGCCCGGCATCTTCTTCCGCAAGGTCCCCGCGCGGCTCACTCCGGCGGAGGGCTTCGCCGCGCACACGCTGGGCCGGGTAGGGGAGGTGACGGCGGAGGTGCTCCAGGCGCTGGGCCCGCCGTATCAGCCGGGCGACATGGTGGGGCTGTCCGGCCTGGAGCGCGCGCAGGAGCGGGCGCTGGCGGGGCTCCCCTCCGGCGAGGTGCGGCTCCAGCGCCGGACGGGCGGCAGCGAGGTGCTGTACCGCTTCGCCGGTGAGCCGGGGCGCGATGTCCGCACCACGCTGAGCCGGGGCGTGCAGGCCGCGGCGGAGGCGGCGCTCGCGGACGTCTCCCGTCCCGCCGCGCTGGTCGCGGTGAACAAGGAGACGGGCGAGGTGCTGGCGGTGGCCAGCCGGCCGCTCGGAGAGGGGTGGCACCGCGCGCTGATGGGGCGCTATCCGCCGGCGTCCACGTTCAAGCTCGTGACCGCGGAGGCGCTGCTCGAAAGCGGCCTGACGCCGGACTCCCGCGTCGAGTGCCCCCTGGAGATCACGGTGGGCCGCAAGCGCTTCCGCAACTTCGAGTCGGAGGTGCTGGGCACCACCACGATGCGCCGGGCGTTCGCGATGTCGTGCAACACGACGTTCATCCAGCTGGCGTCGAAGCTGGCCCCCCACGCGCTGGAGGACGCGGCCCGGCGCTACGGCTTCGGTGTCCCCTACGACGTGGGGCTGCCATCCCCGGGCGCCACCTTCCCCGTGACGGACGACGCCGCCGAGCGCGCCGCGGCCGCCATGGGCCAGGGCCGCGTGCTGGTCACGCCGCTGCACATGGCCACCGTCGTGTCGGCGGCGGACACCGGCGTCTGGCATGCGCCTCGCCTGCTGGCGGACGCGGACGCGGGCCCGGAGTCGCTGCTGGGCCCGGGCACGTCGGAGTCGCTCCAGGACCTGATGCGCGCGGTGGTGACGGAGGGCACGGCGAAGTCCGCCGCCAACATCATCGGGCTCCGGGGCAAGACGGGCACCGCGGAGTTCGGCATGGACGTGCCGCCGCAGACCCACGCGTGGTTCGTCGGCGTGCGCGACGGCATCGGCTTCGCGGTGTTCGTGGAGGGCGGCGGCGTGGGAGGCCGCGTCGCCCTGCCAATCGCGGTGCGTTTCCTCCAGGCGCTGGACACGTCCGGGGCCCTCACCTCCAAGGGCGACAACGCCAGCTAG
- a CDS encoding right-handed parallel beta-helix repeat-containing protein translates to MTLKPAHALHLVGLLLLSTVGCVQEEPEFTAPLSGGVRVVVVAPRAVTPLQVGAMALTASRTAGGVDLTQDPEGSRTWAGSLRPDARGEEVFLGASILDAPGSITAEMRLDEGMQVPVYGEALAVLVPMLAKPGPPGLSNHAPNILGVTGPTAVVKDGATVALLAHVSDPDADALTYAWTASSGVLDCAEASCKWTAALPQDADARNKGALIGLRVTDARGAESMLQFRIAVGSVRGPGWLGDTRYNRSPIPSEAGAARDVKLNEPFQVQAAVTDEDGPQDVLTYAWSATCEGTFNDIHAASPVFTPTAEPANCGCQLKAAVTDGFGGSTEQLVNLCVRAEAPPVVDTVSQSATGALAGELVTFSVTATDPRGEALTFAWTSNVGALGTAVGNGSTSTVDWTELSCLPKDVTPTVEVVTTNASGASTRRSFSVAWAGRRCGPGESPCPVTLSHGQVTLREDCVVQSAMFIPDGYTLDGAGHTLTASEEGAGDHYKGAVLRNRGTVASVRGVTVTARGLSDVCDGDADRLRGILLDGASGTLEDTVVEDLNQAGNLGGCQEGFAIDVRNLGPGATPVSVTVRNNQLVGYQKAGVVVLGRVEATVEDNVIDGLGPTEHIARLGIQLAHGVSGQVVRNQVRGNAYLVEQDSGSGILVFGGEYYGAGRELCHDLRIEDNVVTENDVGVSLLQAVDLDFTPPPESQNIQVVGNTLTKSGLTNGYQAAISDNGTANLFSRNRISGDGYDPDVYPDNAVSLDVATQGDERQVGFATPARTLDVGACSQVLAVQGWDLAGNLAPLSVPQVALSASAPGTTFHLLPDCSDAPVTVVSLKNPQREGLFYLRATTAGPLTVTATGDGTSKTQEQTVR, encoded by the coding sequence GTGACCCTGAAGCCTGCCCATGCGTTGCACCTCGTGGGGTTGCTGTTGCTGAGCACGGTGGGTTGCGTGCAGGAGGAGCCCGAGTTCACGGCGCCGTTGTCCGGCGGAGTGCGGGTCGTGGTCGTGGCGCCCCGTGCGGTGACTCCCCTTCAGGTAGGTGCCATGGCGCTCACGGCGTCACGCACCGCGGGGGGCGTGGACCTGACGCAAGATCCGGAAGGGAGCCGCACCTGGGCCGGTAGCTTGAGGCCGGACGCCCGCGGGGAAGAGGTCTTCCTGGGCGCGAGCATCCTGGACGCTCCAGGCTCGATCACGGCCGAGATGAGGCTGGATGAGGGAATGCAGGTGCCCGTGTATGGCGAAGCGCTCGCGGTCCTGGTGCCCATGCTGGCGAAGCCGGGGCCCCCGGGATTGTCGAACCATGCGCCGAACATCCTCGGGGTGACCGGACCGACCGCGGTCGTCAAGGATGGAGCGACGGTGGCCCTGCTCGCGCACGTGAGCGACCCGGATGCGGACGCGCTCACCTACGCCTGGACCGCCTCCTCGGGCGTGCTCGACTGCGCGGAGGCTTCGTGCAAGTGGACGGCGGCCCTTCCCCAGGACGCCGATGCGCGCAACAAGGGCGCGTTGATCGGCTTGCGGGTCACGGACGCGCGAGGCGCGGAGTCCATGCTCCAGTTCCGGATCGCCGTGGGCTCCGTGCGCGGGCCGGGCTGGCTGGGCGACACGCGCTACAACCGCTCCCCCATCCCCTCCGAAGCGGGCGCCGCCCGGGACGTCAAGCTGAACGAGCCCTTCCAGGTCCAGGCGGCGGTGACGGACGAGGACGGCCCCCAGGACGTGCTGACGTACGCCTGGAGCGCGACGTGCGAGGGCACCTTCAATGACATCCATGCGGCCAGCCCCGTCTTCACTCCGACGGCGGAGCCCGCGAACTGCGGCTGCCAGCTGAAGGCCGCCGTGACGGACGGCTTCGGTGGAAGCACGGAGCAGCTGGTGAACCTGTGCGTGCGCGCGGAGGCGCCGCCGGTGGTGGACACCGTGTCGCAGTCCGCGACGGGCGCGCTCGCGGGTGAGCTCGTGACGTTCTCCGTGACGGCGACGGATCCGCGCGGCGAGGCGCTGACGTTCGCCTGGACGTCGAACGTGGGGGCGCTCGGCACGGCGGTGGGGAACGGCTCGACGAGCACGGTGGATTGGACGGAGCTCTCCTGCCTGCCCAAGGACGTGACGCCCACCGTGGAGGTGGTGACGACGAACGCGTCGGGCGCGAGCACGCGGCGGTCCTTCTCCGTGGCGTGGGCTGGCCGGCGCTGCGGCCCGGGCGAGTCTCCCTGCCCCGTCACGCTGTCACATGGCCAGGTGACGCTGCGCGAGGACTGCGTGGTCCAGAGCGCGATGTTCATCCCGGACGGCTACACGCTCGACGGCGCCGGCCACACCCTGACCGCGTCCGAGGAAGGGGCCGGGGACCACTACAAGGGCGCGGTGCTGCGCAACCGGGGCACGGTGGCGAGCGTGCGCGGCGTCACGGTGACGGCGCGGGGCCTGTCGGACGTGTGTGACGGGGATGCGGACCGGCTGCGCGGCATCCTGCTGGACGGCGCGAGCGGTACCCTCGAGGACACGGTGGTGGAGGACCTGAACCAGGCGGGCAACCTCGGCGGCTGCCAGGAGGGCTTCGCCATCGATGTGCGCAACCTCGGGCCGGGCGCCACGCCGGTGTCGGTGACCGTCCGGAACAACCAGCTGGTGGGCTACCAGAAGGCGGGCGTGGTGGTGCTGGGGCGCGTGGAGGCCACGGTGGAGGACAACGTCATCGACGGCCTGGGCCCCACGGAGCACATCGCGCGCCTCGGCATCCAGTTGGCGCACGGCGTCTCCGGTCAGGTGGTGCGCAACCAGGTCCGGGGCAACGCGTACCTGGTCGAGCAGGACTCCGGCTCCGGCATCCTCGTGTTCGGCGGCGAGTACTACGGCGCGGGCCGCGAGCTGTGCCACGACCTGCGCATCGAGGACAACGTGGTCACGGAGAACGACGTCGGCGTCAGCCTGCTCCAGGCGGTGGACCTCGACTTCACGCCACCCCCCGAGTCCCAGAACATCCAGGTGGTCGGCAACACGCTGACCAAGTCGGGCCTGACGAACGGCTACCAGGCCGCCATCTCCGACAACGGGACCGCGAACCTCTTCAGCCGCAACCGGATCAGCGGCGACGGTTACGACCCGGACGTGTACCCGGACAACGCCGTCTCCCTGGACGTGGCGACGCAGGGCGACGAGCGCCAGGTCGGCTTCGCCACCCCGGCGAGGACGCTGGACGTGGGGGCATGCTCGCAGGTGCTCGCGGTGCAGGGCTGGGACCTGGCGGGCAACCTGGCCCCGCTGTCCGTGCCGCAGGTGGCGTTGTCCGCGTCGGCTCCAGGCACGACCTTCCACCTGCTGCCGGACTGCTCGGACGCGCCCGTGACGGTGGTGAGCCTCAAGAACCCGCAGCGTGAAGGCCTCTTCTACCTCCGCGCCACGACGGCGGGCCCGCTGACCGTCACCGCGACGGGCGACGGGACGAGCAAGACCCAGGAGCAGACGGTCCGTTGA
- a CDS encoding cytochrome b/b6 domain-containing protein: MHPSEPRRPQPWPIRLTHWANVPLLAILAGSGLQILVAFPRMGPRGRPFSLYPFQGAVPPSWLRLGDWLAGARSWHFAFGWFLALNGFVYVLYLALSGEWRRRLFLPRRDARDAVATLAYYLRLRPAPAQVGLYNGLQRLAYTTTLFMGALSVLSGLVLYKPVQLQWLTPLFGGYDTARFVHLLMLTLLAFFTVGHVVLVALHPRTFGEMITGGRKPDA, from the coding sequence GTGCACCCGTCCGAGCCTCGCCGTCCACAGCCCTGGCCCATCCGGCTCACGCATTGGGCCAACGTGCCCTTGCTCGCCATCCTCGCGGGCAGCGGGTTGCAGATCCTCGTCGCGTTTCCGCGCATGGGGCCTCGGGGGCGGCCCTTCTCGCTCTATCCCTTCCAGGGCGCCGTGCCGCCATCGTGGCTGCGGCTGGGGGACTGGCTCGCGGGCGCGCGGAGCTGGCACTTCGCGTTCGGCTGGTTCCTGGCCCTCAACGGGTTCGTGTACGTGCTCTATCTCGCGCTCAGTGGCGAGTGGCGCCGCCGCCTGTTCCTCCCACGCAGGGACGCCCGCGATGCCGTGGCCACGCTCGCGTACTATCTGCGGCTCCGCCCCGCTCCCGCGCAGGTGGGGCTCTACAACGGTCTCCAGCGGCTGGCCTACACCACCACCCTGTTCATGGGCGCGCTGTCCGTCCTGTCCGGCCTCGTCCTCTACAAGCCCGTGCAGCTCCAGTGGCTCACCCCCCTCTTCGGTGGCTACGACACCGCGCGCTTCGTGCACCTGCTGATGCTCACCCTGCTCGCGTTCTTCACCGTGGGCCACGTCGTCCTCGTCGCCCTGCACCCACGCACCTTCGGGGAGATGATCACCGGCGGGAGGAAGCCCGATGCCTGA
- a CDS encoding molybdopterin-dependent oxidoreductase gives MPERLLTRRRVLLGAAALATSACDSQRPREGFLGVMDRFNQRAQSTLFHPARLAPEEPVERLTPPGDFPHYFISESVPLAPEGWRLEVGGLVARPRAFSLEELQRLPRTDYRIRHHCVEGWSAVASWHGVRISDLARVVGADPRAGFVEFRSFDQGYYSSWDAPSAWHPQTVLAYGMNGAPLIPGHGAPLRLYSGVKLGYKMVKYLTTVRFLPEATGGTWEDRGYEWFAGV, from the coding sequence ATGCCTGAGCGCCTCCTCACCCGCCGCCGCGTCCTCCTCGGCGCCGCCGCGCTCGCCACCAGCGCCTGCGATTCCCAGCGCCCGCGGGAAGGCTTTCTCGGCGTCATGGACCGCTTCAACCAACGCGCCCAATCCACCCTCTTCCACCCCGCCCGGCTCGCCCCCGAGGAGCCCGTCGAACGGCTCACCCCGCCCGGCGACTTCCCCCACTACTTCATCTCCGAGTCCGTGCCCCTGGCTCCCGAGGGCTGGCGGCTGGAGGTGGGCGGACTGGTGGCCCGGCCGCGCGCCTTCTCGCTGGAGGAATTGCAGCGGCTGCCCCGGACCGACTATCGGATCCGCCACCACTGCGTGGAGGGCTGGAGCGCCGTGGCGTCCTGGCACGGCGTGCGCATCAGCGACCTGGCCCGGGTCGTGGGCGCGGATCCGCGCGCGGGGTTCGTGGAGTTCCGCTCGTTCGACCAGGGCTACTACTCATCCTGGGACGCGCCGAGCGCGTGGCACCCGCAGACCGTGCTCGCGTACGGCATGAACGGCGCGCCGCTCATCCCCGGGCATGGCGCGCCCCTGCGCCTCTATTCGGGCGTGAAGCTGGGCTACAAGATGGTGAAGTACCTCACCACCGTGCGCTTCCTCCCGGAGGCCACGGGGGGCACCTGGGAGGACCGCGGCTACGAGTGGTTCGCCGGCGTGTAG